The Streptomyces sp. NBC_01689 genome includes a window with the following:
- a CDS encoding DUF5709 domain-containing protein — protein MESADGWGDDVYQPDGSEVQDDAGLLDVEDTLDSDGVGDPLDRGWSPPERPWAVEHSGVTASERRQGESLDQRLAEELPDIAEPDGDGIGDYEGGDGEPLDNEVGTLRSGRLVAPDEGAHEDDESGLIATDVGIDGAAASAEEAAMHVVDEESLSG, from the coding sequence GTGGAGAGCGCCGACGGATGGGGAGACGACGTCTACCAGCCTGACGGATCCGAGGTGCAGGACGACGCGGGGCTGCTCGACGTCGAGGACACCCTGGACTCCGACGGTGTGGGTGATCCTCTCGACCGTGGCTGGTCCCCGCCGGAGCGGCCGTGGGCGGTGGAGCACTCCGGCGTGACCGCTTCCGAACGTCGGCAGGGCGAGAGCCTGGACCAGCGACTCGCGGAGGAGCTGCCCGACATCGCCGAACCCGACGGGGACGGCATCGGCGACTACGAGGGCGGCGACGGAGAGCCTCTGGACAACGAGGTGGGGACCCTCCGCTCCGGACGTCTCGTCGCCCCCGACGAGGGGGCGCACGAGGACGACGAGAGCGGACTGATCGCCACCGACGTCGGCATCGACGGCGCCGCCGCCTCGGCCGAGGAGGCCGCCATGCATGTCGTCGACGAGGAGTCCCTGTCCGGCTGA
- a CDS encoding ABC transporter ATP-binding protein — MIGLAPPAYDPAAPTTANTLPVGATSTVRAYVIELFRRHRRAFLLLVTVNTVAVVASMAGPYLLGAVVERVSDHARDLHLMRTSTLFLAALVIQSVFVREVRLRGAMLGERMLADLREDFLVRSVGLPPGVLERAGTGDLLSRITTDIDRLANAMREAVPQLAIGVVWVVLLLGGLAVTAPALAPTVLVAVPLLVVGCRWYFKRAPSAYRSEAAGYAAVAAALAETVDAGRTVEAHRLGERRIDLSERRIKEWTAWERYTLWLRSVLFPIVNLTHVTVLCSVLMIGGVFVLRNWIDVGQLTTGALIAQMLVDPVGLILRWYDELQVAQVSLARLVGVRDIEPAAGDPEVRPDGRDVHADEVRFGYRAGVDVLRKVSLEVAPGTRLALVGPSGAGKSTLGRLLAGIYAPRDGRVTLGGAELSRMPAEAVRTHVALVNQEHHVFVGSLRDNLLLARTGAADAELWAALGAVDADGWARALGDGLDTEVGSGGLALTPAQAQQIALARLVLADPHTLVLDEATSLLDPRAARHLERSLARVLNGRTVVAIAHRLHTAHDADVIAVVENGRITELGSHDELVAADGAYAALWRSWHG; from the coding sequence ATGATCGGCCTGGCGCCACCGGCGTACGACCCGGCGGCCCCGACGACGGCGAACACCCTGCCCGTCGGCGCCACCTCGACCGTACGCGCCTACGTCATCGAACTCTTCCGCCGGCACCGCCGGGCCTTCCTGCTGCTCGTCACCGTCAACACGGTGGCCGTGGTGGCCTCGATGGCCGGGCCCTACCTGCTGGGCGCGGTCGTGGAACGGGTCTCCGACCACGCGCGGGATCTCCACCTGATGCGCACCTCCACGCTGTTCCTCGCCGCGCTCGTCATCCAGTCGGTGTTCGTCCGCGAGGTCCGGCTGCGCGGTGCCATGCTCGGTGAACGCATGCTCGCCGACCTGCGCGAGGACTTCCTCGTCCGGTCGGTCGGGCTGCCGCCCGGCGTGCTGGAACGAGCCGGCACAGGCGATCTGCTGTCCCGCATCACCACCGACATCGACCGTCTCGCCAACGCGATGCGCGAAGCCGTGCCCCAGCTGGCCATCGGCGTGGTGTGGGTCGTGCTGCTGCTCGGAGGTCTGGCCGTCACGGCACCGGCCCTCGCCCCCACGGTCCTGGTCGCCGTCCCCCTGCTGGTCGTCGGCTGCCGCTGGTACTTCAAGCGGGCCCCGTCCGCCTACCGCTCGGAGGCCGCCGGCTACGCCGCCGTCGCCGCCGCCCTCGCCGAGACCGTGGACGCCGGACGCACCGTCGAGGCACACCGTCTCGGCGAGCGCCGCATCGACCTCTCCGAGCGCCGCATCAAGGAGTGGACCGCCTGGGAGCGCTACACCCTGTGGCTGCGCTCGGTGCTCTTCCCCATCGTCAACCTCACCCATGTCACGGTCCTCTGCTCGGTCCTCATGATCGGTGGGGTCTTCGTCCTGCGGAACTGGATCGATGTGGGTCAGCTGACGACGGGCGCGCTCATCGCCCAGATGCTGGTCGACCCGGTGGGTCTGATCCTGCGCTGGTACGACGAGCTGCAGGTCGCCCAGGTCTCGCTCGCCCGGCTGGTCGGCGTCCGGGACATCGAGCCGGCCGCCGGTGATCCCGAGGTCAGACCGGACGGACGCGACGTGCACGCGGACGAGGTGCGTTTCGGCTACCGCGCGGGTGTGGACGTGCTGCGGAAGGTCTCCCTCGAGGTCGCCCCCGGCACCCGGCTCGCGCTGGTCGGTCCGTCCGGTGCGGGCAAGTCCACCCTGGGCAGGCTGCTCGCCGGGATCTACGCCCCGCGGGACGGCCGCGTCACGCTCGGCGGAGCCGAACTCTCGCGGATGCCCGCGGAGGCGGTGCGTACACACGTCGCCCTGGTCAACCAGGAACATCACGTGTTCGTGGGCTCCCTGCGCGACAACCTGCTGCTCGCCCGGACGGGGGCGGCCGACGCGGAACTGTGGGCGGCGCTGGGCGCGGTCGACGCCGACGGGTGGGCACGGGCCCTGGGCGACGGTCTGGACACCGAGGTCGGTTCGGGAGGATTGGCGCTCACCCCGGCGCAGGCCCAGCAGATCGCACTCGCCCGGCTGGTCCTGGCCGATCCGCACACGCTGGTGCTCGACGAGGCGACCTCGCTCCTCGACCCTCGGGCGGCCCGCCACCTGGAACGGTCGCTGGCGCGTGTCCTCAACGGCCGCACCGTCGTGGCCATCGCCCACCGGCTGCACACCGCCCACGACGCGGACGTCATCGCCGTCGTGGAGAACGGCCGGATCACCGAGCTGGGCAGTCACGACGAGCTGGTCGCCGCCGACGGCGCCTACGCGGCCCTGTGGAGGTCCTGGCACGGATGA
- a CDS encoding ABC transporter ATP-binding protein: MQIQDLPYPDPGVPDARSGPRFLRWLGRNQLGGQFKALAWGLLHFVAVAGLPFCVGLAVQSVVDRSGTRLALTGGLMALCGAGIAVGEAMLHRAAVTNWITAAARVQQLLAHKTAQLGSALTQRVAAGEVVAVSTGDVEKIGWFVEALSRFAAAALTVVLVCVGLVLYQPALGVIVAVGVPVLALAVLPLLPRATRRADFQRERAGHATELASDTVAGLRVLRGIGGEELFLDRYRRASQEVRRAAVRSARMWSLISAVQVLLPGLLMIAVIWHGVHLARDGRITVGELVTVYSTVMLLTYPLRHFEEIAMAYSFSRPSAKRAARVLSLERATDSGGSRSAEVPRGDLYDPATGLLAPAGRLTAVVCGDPDAAGVLAERLGGHPSVEGTSVLLGGVPLDELPLGSARTAVLVQDKDPVLLSGSLRELLDVPSSGAVSAAEALAAAQCGDVLDALTQGSLDAEDPMDARITERGRSLSGGQRQRLALARSLVTDPGVLVLDEPTSAVDSHTEARIADGVRALRAGRTTVVFTSSPLLLDHADRVVLVHEGEVAAVGVHRELVLGEPRYRAVVTRETDEEATAGKDRQDLGTRDPKDGLEKIEKPDTREERDAGDAGGAGSAGGAFDDPGRLGGAGTTSRTNRTNTAGRTSRPVRTGKIDELEEIEESA, from the coding sequence ATGCAGATTCAAGACCTTCCCTATCCTGACCCCGGTGTGCCGGACGCACGCTCCGGCCCCCGATTCCTCCGGTGGCTCGGGCGGAATCAGCTGGGCGGGCAGTTCAAGGCCCTGGCCTGGGGACTGCTCCACTTCGTCGCCGTGGCCGGGCTTCCGTTCTGTGTGGGCCTGGCCGTGCAGTCCGTCGTCGACAGATCCGGCACACGACTCGCCCTGACCGGTGGGCTGATGGCGCTGTGCGGCGCGGGCATCGCTGTCGGCGAGGCCATGCTGCACCGGGCCGCGGTCACCAACTGGATCACCGCCGCCGCTCGCGTCCAGCAGTTGCTGGCGCACAAGACCGCCCAGCTCGGCTCGGCGCTGACCCAGCGCGTCGCGGCCGGTGAGGTCGTGGCCGTCTCCACCGGCGACGTCGAGAAGATCGGCTGGTTCGTGGAGGCCCTGTCGCGGTTCGCGGCGGCCGCGCTCACCGTCGTCCTCGTCTGCGTCGGCCTCGTCCTCTACCAGCCGGCGCTGGGCGTCATCGTCGCCGTGGGCGTGCCCGTCCTGGCGCTCGCCGTGCTGCCGCTGCTGCCCCGCGCCACCCGACGCGCCGACTTCCAGCGGGAGAGGGCCGGACACGCCACCGAGCTGGCCTCGGACACCGTCGCGGGGCTGCGCGTGCTGCGCGGCATCGGCGGCGAGGAACTGTTCCTCGACCGCTACCGCCGCGCCTCCCAGGAGGTCCGGCGGGCGGCCGTGCGCAGTGCCCGCATGTGGTCGCTGATCTCGGCCGTCCAGGTGCTGCTGCCCGGTCTCCTCATGATCGCCGTCATCTGGCACGGCGTGCACCTGGCCCGCGACGGCCGGATCACGGTCGGCGAACTGGTCACCGTGTACAGCACGGTCATGCTGCTCACCTACCCGCTGCGGCACTTCGAGGAGATCGCCATGGCGTACTCCTTCTCCCGCCCGTCCGCCAAACGCGCCGCCCGGGTGCTGTCGCTGGAACGGGCCACCGACAGTGGCGGCTCCCGCTCGGCCGAGGTCCCGCGCGGCGATCTGTACGACCCCGCCACCGGACTCCTCGCACCCGCGGGGCGGCTCACCGCCGTGGTCTGCGGTGACCCGGACGCCGCGGGTGTGCTCGCCGAACGTCTGGGCGGCCACCCCTCCGTCGAGGGCACCTCGGTACTCCTCGGTGGCGTACCGCTCGACGAACTGCCGCTCGGCTCCGCGCGCACGGCCGTCCTCGTCCAGGACAAGGACCCGGTACTGCTGTCCGGCTCGCTGCGCGAACTGCTCGACGTGCCTTCCTCGGGTGCGGTCAGCGCGGCCGAGGCGCTGGCCGCCGCACAGTGCGGCGACGTCCTGGACGCGCTGACCCAGGGCTCGCTGGACGCCGAGGACCCGATGGACGCCCGTATCACCGAACGCGGACGATCCCTGTCGGGCGGCCAGCGCCAGCGTCTGGCCCTGGCCCGCTCGCTGGTCACCGACCCCGGCGTACTGGTCCTGGACGAACCGACCTCGGCGGTCGACTCGCACACCGAGGCGCGGATCGCCGACGGTGTCCGCGCCCTGCGCGCCGGACGCACGACGGTCGTCTTCACCTCCTCACCCCTGCTCCTGGACCACGCGGACCGGGTCGTCCTCGTCCACGAGGGCGAGGTCGCGGCCGTCGGAGTCCACCGCGAACTCGTGCTCGGCGAACCGCGGTACCGGGCGGTGGTCACCCGCGAGACCGACGAGGAAGCCACCGCCGGCAAGGACCGGCAGGACCTCGGAACACGCGACCCGAAGGACGGGCTCGAAAAGATCGAGAAGCCCGACACACGCGAAGAACGCGACGCAGGCGATGCAGGTGGCGCAGGCAGCGCAGGCGGTGCATTCGACGACCCCGGCAGGCTCGGCGGCGCGGGCACCACCAGCAGAACCAACAGGACGAACACGGCCGGAAGAACCAGCAGGCCCGTCAGGACCGGCAAGATCGACGAACTGGAAGAAATCGAGGAATCCGCATGA
- a CDS encoding L,D-transpeptidase family protein, with amino-acid sequence MRQDGGRQDGATRRRIAAAACGGLAVILWACGGPGGGSDGDKGRGGAGGESDRAAAGSVDRTRIPGIGDRLRTRIPSDSRQVVAVYGAGRNSADSTAVLYTRSGSMWDGRPLGRAHDGAKGWTTDHHEDDKRSPVGVFTLTDAGGVLKDPGALLPYDRSPGYQAPRGWAKSYWHDFDYVIAINYNRRPGTPPNDPIRPQGQSKGGGIWLHLDHGSGTSACVSLPKSAMERLLRTLDPRRHPVVVMGDRAELRA; translated from the coding sequence ATGCGACAAGACGGCGGGCGACAGGACGGTGCGACGCGCAGGCGCATCGCCGCGGCGGCGTGCGGAGGCCTCGCGGTGATCCTTTGGGCGTGCGGCGGTCCGGGCGGGGGGAGCGACGGGGACAAGGGGAGAGGCGGGGCGGGCGGGGAGTCCGACCGGGCCGCCGCGGGCAGCGTCGACCGCACGCGGATCCCTGGGATCGGCGACCGCTTGAGAACGCGCATCCCGTCCGACTCCCGTCAGGTCGTGGCCGTGTACGGCGCGGGCAGGAACTCCGCGGATTCGACGGCCGTTCTCTACACGAGGTCCGGATCGATGTGGGACGGCCGGCCGTTGGGGAGGGCGCACGACGGAGCGAAGGGCTGGACCACCGACCACCACGAGGACGACAAGCGCAGCCCGGTCGGGGTGTTCACCCTGACCGACGCGGGCGGAGTGCTCAAGGACCCGGGAGCCCTCCTCCCGTACGACCGGTCGCCGGGGTACCAGGCTCCCCGCGGCTGGGCCAAGTCCTACTGGCACGACTTCGACTACGTCATCGCCATCAACTACAACCGCCGGCCGGGCACCCCGCCGAACGACCCGATCCGCCCCCAGGGGCAGTCGAAGGGCGGCGGGATCTGGCTGCACCTGGACCACGGCAGCGGTACGTCGGCCTGCGTGAGCCTGCCCAAGTCAGCCATGGAGCGTCTGTTGCGCACGCTCGACCCGCGACGGCACCCGGTCGTGGTGATGGGGGACAGAGCGGAGCTGAGGGCCTAG
- a CDS encoding MarR family winged helix-turn-helix transcriptional regulator, which produces MTTPDADGLLAEQLLRLTRRVHRIQKRHLEQRGLGITPAQSRLLRTLAHYGTPPRMADLAERLEVVPRAVTTLVDGLEASGKVRRVPDPSNRRVIRIEVTDQGRAALQELRGARRSAAEEILAPLSDEEREVLGGLLDTLVDGMPPLERPC; this is translated from the coding sequence ATGACCACCCCCGATGCCGACGGCCTCCTCGCCGAGCAGTTGCTGCGGCTGACCCGCCGCGTGCACCGCATCCAGAAACGCCATCTGGAGCAGCGGGGTCTGGGCATCACTCCGGCCCAGTCCCGGCTGCTGCGCACGCTCGCGCACTACGGCACACCGCCGCGTATGGCCGACCTCGCCGAGCGCTTGGAGGTCGTCCCGCGGGCGGTGACCACCCTGGTCGACGGTCTGGAGGCGAGCGGGAAGGTCCGCCGGGTCCCCGACCCGAGCAACCGGCGGGTGATCCGGATCGAGGTCACCGATCAAGGACGCGCGGCGCTGCAGGAGTTGCGGGGCGCGCGCCGGTCGGCCGCGGAGGAGATCCTGGCTCCGCTGTCGGACGAGGAGCGCGAGGTGCTGGGCGGGCTGCTGGACACCCTGGTGGACGGGATGCCCCCGCTGGAGCGGCCCTGCTGA
- a CDS encoding ABC transporter ATP-binding protein, giving the protein MRPESSTWTPSPAETPQPRQVRRILTLFRPYRGRLAVVGLLVGASSLVSVATPFLLKETLDVAIPQGRTGLLSLLALGMILSAVVTGIFGVLQTLISTTVGQRVMHDLRTAVYGRLQRMSLAFFTRTRTGEVQSRIANDIGGMQATVTSTATSLVSNLTSVVATIVAMIALDWRLTVVSMALLPVFVWISRRVGNERKKIATERQKQMAAMAATVTESLSVSGILLGRTMGRGDSLTKAFSAESESLVDLEVKSNMAGRWRMSVIGIVMAGMPAVIYWAAGMALQLGGPSVSLGTLVAFVSLQQGLFRPAVSLLSTGVQIQTSLALFQRIFEYLDLPIDITEPERPVHLDQVKGEIRFEDVEFRYDDKSGPILDGIDITVPAGGSLAVVGPTGSGKSTLSYLVPRLYDVTGGRVTLDGIDVRDLDFDTLARGIGVVSQETYLFHASVADNLRFARPDATDEELRAAARAAQIHDHIASLPDGYDTVVGERGHRFSGGEKQRLAIARTILRDPPVLILDEATSALDTRTEHAVQQAIDALSANRTTLTIAHRLSTVRGADQIVVLDSGRAVERGTHEELLERDGRYAALVRRDAQLEPTS; this is encoded by the coding sequence ATGCGTCCCGAGTCATCCACCTGGACCCCGTCACCCGCCGAGACCCCACAGCCCCGGCAGGTGCGCCGTATCCTCACCCTCTTCCGTCCCTACCGCGGCCGCCTCGCGGTCGTCGGCCTGCTGGTCGGTGCCTCCTCCCTGGTCTCGGTCGCGACACCCTTCCTGCTGAAGGAGACGCTGGACGTCGCCATCCCTCAGGGCCGCACCGGTCTCCTCAGCCTGCTCGCGCTCGGCATGATCCTCAGCGCGGTCGTCACCGGCATCTTCGGCGTACTGCAGACCCTCATCTCGACGACGGTCGGCCAGCGCGTCATGCACGACCTGCGCACCGCCGTCTACGGCCGGCTGCAGCGCATGTCGCTCGCCTTCTTCACCCGCACGCGCACCGGAGAGGTCCAGTCCCGCATCGCCAACGACATCGGCGGCATGCAGGCGACCGTGACCTCCACGGCCACCTCGCTGGTCTCGAACCTCACGAGCGTCGTCGCCACGATCGTCGCGATGATCGCCCTCGACTGGCGGCTCACCGTCGTCTCGATGGCCCTGCTGCCGGTCTTCGTGTGGATCAGCCGCCGCGTGGGCAACGAACGCAAGAAGATCGCCACCGAGCGGCAGAAGCAGATGGCCGCGATGGCCGCCACCGTCACCGAGTCCCTCTCGGTCAGCGGCATCCTGCTCGGCCGCACGATGGGCCGCGGTGACTCGCTCACCAAGGCCTTCTCGGCGGAGTCGGAGAGCCTGGTCGACCTAGAGGTGAAGTCGAACATGGCGGGGCGCTGGCGGATGTCCGTCATCGGCATCGTCATGGCCGGGATGCCGGCCGTCATCTACTGGGCCGCGGGCATGGCCCTGCAGCTCGGCGGGCCGTCCGTCTCGCTGGGCACGCTGGTCGCCTTCGTCTCGCTCCAACAGGGCCTGTTCCGCCCGGCGGTGAGCCTGCTGTCCACGGGCGTCCAGATCCAGACCTCGCTCGCGCTCTTCCAGCGCATCTTCGAATACCTGGACCTGCCCATCGACATCACGGAGCCCGAGCGGCCGGTCCACCTGGACCAGGTCAAGGGCGAGATCCGGTTCGAGGACGTCGAGTTCCGCTACGACGACAAGAGCGGTCCGATTCTCGACGGCATCGACATCACGGTGCCCGCCGGTGGAAGTCTCGCCGTCGTCGGTCCGACCGGTTCGGGCAAGTCCACGCTCAGCTACCTGGTCCCCAGGCTGTACGACGTCACGGGCGGCCGCGTCACGCTCGACGGGATCGACGTGCGGGACCTGGACTTCGACACGCTCGCGCGGGGGATCGGTGTCGTCTCCCAGGAGACCTACCTCTTCCATGCCTCGGTCGCGGACAACCTGCGGTTCGCCAGACCGGACGCCACCGACGAGGAGTTGCGGGCGGCGGCCCGGGCGGCCCAGATCCACGACCACATCGCGTCGCTGCCGGACGGGTACGACACGGTCGTGGGCGAGCGGGGTCACCGCTTCTCCGGTGGTGAGAAGCAGCGGTTGGCCATCGCGCGCACCATCCTGCGTGATCCGCCGGTGCTCATCCTCGACGAGGCGACCAGTGCCCTGGACACCCGCACGGAGCACGCCGTGCAGCAGGCGATCGACGCCCTGTCGGCCAACCGGACCACGCTCACCATCGCGCACCGGCTGTCCACCGTCCGGGGCGCCGATCAGATCGTGGTCCTGGATTCCGGCCGCGCGGTCGAACGCGGCACGCACGAGGAGCTGTTGGAGCGGGACGGGCGCTACGCGGCCCTGGTCCGCCGTGACGCCCAACTGGAACCGACAAGCTGA
- the mltG gene encoding endolytic transglycosylase MltG, with translation MQMNTPPRSTIRLTRRGRLALVVTGAVVAVTAVAVPLLIVGGEEAPRPSLVIPEGWRSGQVYRAVDKALALPAGATRKSLGKAHLKLPDVAAGNPEGYLFPATYPVDAKATPESLLRFMVDTADRKFHRNPITAGAQRNAMDVYQVVTIASIVQAEAATKADMGKVARVIFNRLQQGMPLQMDSTLNYALNRSTLNTTTGDTKLKSPYNSYERMGLPPTPIANPGEDAMRAAINPTPGDWLYFVTVKPGDTRFTAGYEEHQRNVAEFNRNNRASGPSDAPSPG, from the coding sequence ATGCAGATGAACACTCCGCCACGGAGCACGATTCGACTGACGCGCCGGGGCCGGCTCGCCCTCGTCGTGACCGGAGCCGTCGTGGCGGTCACCGCCGTGGCGGTGCCGCTGCTGATCGTCGGAGGCGAGGAGGCGCCCCGTCCGTCCCTCGTGATCCCGGAGGGCTGGCGCTCGGGCCAGGTCTACCGGGCCGTCGACAAGGCACTCGCCCTGCCCGCGGGCGCCACCAGGAAGTCCCTGGGAAAGGCCCACCTGAAACTGCCCGACGTCGCCGCGGGCAACCCCGAGGGCTACCTGTTCCCCGCGACGTACCCGGTCGACGCGAAGGCGACCCCCGAGTCGCTGCTCCGTTTCATGGTCGACACGGCCGACCGGAAATTCCACCGGAACCCGATCACCGCCGGAGCCCAGCGCAACGCGATGGACGTCTATCAGGTGGTCACCATCGCGAGCATCGTCCAGGCGGAGGCCGCCACGAAGGCCGACATGGGCAAGGTGGCCCGGGTGATCTTCAACCGGCTTCAGCAGGGCATGCCGCTGCAGATGGACTCCACCCTCAACTACGCGCTCAACCGATCCACTCTGAACACCACCACGGGCGACACGAAGCTCAAGAGCCCCTACAACTCCTACGAACGCATGGGTCTGCCGCCCACCCCGATCGCCAACCCCGGGGAGGACGCGATGCGCGCCGCGATCAATCCGACCCCGGGCGACTGGCTGTACTTCGTCACCGTCAAGCCGGGCGACACCCGCTTCACGGCCGGCTACGAGGAACACCAGCGGAACGTCGCCGAGTTCAACCGGAACAACCGGGCGAGCGGACCGTCCGACGCACCGTCGCCCGGCTGA
- a CDS encoding NAD(P)-binding domain-containing protein: protein MNNTGVRAREIDVVVVGAGQAGLSSAHHLRRTGFEPERDFVVLDHAPRPGGAWQFRWPSLTYGKVHGMHSLPGMELEGADPARPSSEVIAEYFAAYERAFDLRVRRPVEVTAVREGTGGRLLVETSGGAWSARALINATGTWDRPFWPRYPGQETFRGRQLHTAQYPGPEEFAGQRVVVVGGGASGTQHLMEIAPYAAATTWVTRTPPVFREGPFTEEFGRAAVALVEERVRQGLPPRSVVSVTGLPLNDAIRQALADGVLDRRPMFDRITPDGVEWEDGHRVAADVILWATGFRAAIDHLAPLRLREPGGGIRVEGTRAVADPRIQLVGYGPSASTIGANRAGRAAVRDIRRLLAEVPAGA from the coding sequence GTGAACAACACTGGGGTCCGGGCGCGCGAGATCGATGTCGTGGTGGTGGGCGCGGGACAGGCGGGACTGTCGAGCGCCCACCACCTGCGGCGCACCGGTTTCGAGCCGGAGCGCGACTTCGTGGTGCTGGACCACGCGCCGCGTCCCGGTGGCGCGTGGCAGTTCCGCTGGCCCTCCCTGACCTACGGCAAGGTGCACGGGATGCACTCGCTGCCCGGCATGGAGCTGGAGGGCGCGGATCCGGCGCGGCCGTCCTCGGAGGTCATCGCCGAGTACTTCGCCGCGTACGAGCGCGCCTTCGACCTGCGGGTGCGGCGGCCCGTGGAGGTGACGGCCGTCCGGGAGGGCACCGGGGGACGGCTGCTCGTCGAGACGTCCGGTGGTGCCTGGTCGGCGCGCGCGCTGATCAACGCGACGGGCACCTGGGACCGTCCGTTCTGGCCGCGCTACCCCGGGCAGGAGACCTTCCGCGGACGGCAGTTGCACACCGCGCAGTACCCCGGACCCGAGGAGTTCGCCGGGCAGCGGGTGGTCGTCGTCGGCGGCGGCGCTTCCGGCACCCAGCATCTGATGGAGATCGCGCCGTACGCGGCTGCCACGACCTGGGTGACGCGCACACCGCCGGTCTTCCGCGAGGGGCCGTTCACCGAGGAGTTCGGCCGGGCGGCCGTCGCCCTCGTCGAGGAGCGGGTGCGGCAGGGGCTGCCGCCCAGGAGCGTGGTCTCGGTGACGGGGCTGCCCCTGAACGACGCGATACGCCAGGCCCTCGCCGACGGCGTGCTGGACCGTCGGCCGATGTTCGACCGCATCACCCCGGACGGGGTGGAGTGGGAGGACGGACATCGGGTGGCCGCCGACGTCATCCTGTGGGCGACCGGATTCCGGGCCGCCATCGACCATCTCGCGCCGCTGCGACTGCGCGAGCCGGGCGGCGGCATCCGCGTCGAGGGCACCCGGGCGGTGGCCGACCCGCGGATCCAGTTGGTCGGCTACGGTCCGTCCGCCAGCACCATCGGTGCCAACCGGGCCGGACGCGCGGCGGTACGGGACATCAGGCGGCTGCTGGCCGAGGTGCCGGCCGGCGCCTGA
- a CDS encoding LLM class flavin-dependent oxidoreductase produces MTVHLHWFLPTGGDGRTLVDRHAYTSNAVGRARPADGVRAPDIEYLAQIAKAAEQLGFEAVLTPTGTWCEDAWLTTVALAQHTERLKFLVAFRPGVVSPTLAAQMAATYQRITRGRLLLNVVTGGDSAEQRRFGDRLDHDERYARTDEFLSVVRGVWGGQPFDFEGSHYRIEGGLTALPPDPLPEIFFGGSSAAAGPVAARHADVYLTWGEPPAQVREKIDWIRSLAAREGRTVRFGIRLHSVSRDSSAAAWSTANRLLDDLDADTIAAAQSALGRSESVGQRRMLALHGGSRDALEISPNLWAGVGLVRGGAGTALVGSHAEVADRIEEYHGLGIEHFVLSGYPHLEEAYWFGEGVVPVLAARGLLPRRREAASPATAGAGAPLLVAGGR; encoded by the coding sequence ATGACCGTCCATCTTCACTGGTTCCTGCCGACCGGCGGCGACGGCCGCACCCTGGTGGACCGGCACGCGTACACGTCCAACGCCGTCGGGCGCGCCCGGCCGGCCGACGGGGTCCGGGCCCCCGACATCGAGTACCTGGCCCAGATCGCCAAGGCCGCCGAGCAGTTGGGCTTCGAGGCGGTGCTCACGCCGACGGGCACGTGGTGCGAGGACGCCTGGCTGACCACGGTGGCGCTGGCCCAGCACACCGAACGGCTGAAGTTCCTGGTGGCGTTCCGGCCCGGTGTCGTCTCGCCGACCCTGGCGGCGCAGATGGCGGCGACCTACCAGCGCATCACCCGGGGACGGCTGCTCCTCAACGTCGTCACCGGTGGCGACTCGGCCGAGCAGCGGCGCTTCGGCGACCGTCTGGACCACGACGAGCGGTACGCGCGCACGGACGAGTTCCTGTCCGTGGTGCGCGGGGTGTGGGGCGGACAGCCCTTCGACTTCGAGGGCAGCCACTACCGGATCGAGGGGGGACTGACGGCGCTGCCGCCCGACCCGCTGCCGGAGATCTTCTTCGGCGGTTCGTCCGCCGCCGCGGGGCCGGTCGCCGCCCGGCACGCGGACGTCTATCTCACCTGGGGCGAGCCGCCGGCCCAGGTGCGGGAGAAGATCGACTGGATCCGGTCGCTGGCCGCGCGGGAAGGACGTACGGTCCGCTTCGGCATCCGACTGCACTCCGTCTCGCGCGACTCCTCCGCCGCGGCCTGGTCGACCGCGAACCGGCTGCTCGACGACCTCGACGCGGACACGATCGCGGCCGCGCAGTCGGCGCTCGGTCGCAGTGAGTCGGTCGGCCAGCGGCGCATGCTGGCGCTGCACGGCGGCTCCCGTGACGCACTGGAGATCTCCCCGAACCTCTGGGCGGGTGTGGGTCTCGTACGCGGCGGCGCGGGCACCGCCCTCGTCGGCAGTCATGCGGAGGTCGCCGACCGGATCGAGGAGTACCACGGTCTGGGCATCGAGCACTTCGTGCTCTCCGGTTACCCGCACCTGGAGGAGGCGTACTGGTTCGGGGAGGGCGTGGTCCCGGTGCTGGCGGCCCGGGGGCTGCTGCCGCGACGCCGGGAGGCGGCGTCCCCTGCGACGGCCGGGGCCGGTGCGCCGCTGCTGGTCGCGGGCGGCCGCTGA